A single Sporosarcina sp. FSL W8-0480 DNA region contains:
- a CDS encoding RsbT co-antagonist protein RsbRA: MNKITIEGIRQNMDEIIERWIKMMKEEKGERFFHFMPDHLIEKTSREFAELMTSNIGETNAADAEKINDFTEKVVRFGWAIKFVNKAIDNFSDIVFELLQEKEVINDANFKSFNQLFKNWINPLRESIIDAYSAEWERTVSLQKIALQELSASLIPVFDKISVMPLVGTIDTERAKLIMENLLEGVVDQRAEVVLLDITGVPVVDTMVAHHIIQAADAVRLVGAKCMLVGIRPEIAQTIVALGINLHEFTTKSTLQKGMQAALALTNRKIVEVEN, translated from the coding sequence ATGAACAAAATTACAATTGAAGGCATCCGTCAAAACATGGACGAAATAATTGAACGATGGATAAAAATGATGAAGGAAGAAAAGGGAGAACGATTTTTCCACTTCATGCCTGATCATCTTATCGAAAAGACAAGCAGAGAATTTGCAGAATTAATGACTTCTAATATCGGTGAAACAAACGCAGCAGATGCTGAAAAAATTAATGATTTTACAGAGAAGGTCGTACGATTCGGTTGGGCGATCAAGTTTGTGAACAAAGCAATTGATAACTTTTCGGATATCGTATTTGAATTGCTACAGGAAAAGGAAGTTATTAATGATGCTAACTTCAAGTCTTTCAATCAACTATTTAAAAATTGGATTAACCCATTAAGAGAAAGCATTATAGATGCATATTCCGCAGAATGGGAGAGAACAGTTAGCTTACAGAAGATAGCGTTGCAGGAACTCTCGGCTTCTTTAATACCGGTATTTGATAAAATTTCAGTTATGCCACTTGTCGGTACGATTGATACTGAACGAGCAAAACTAATAATGGAAAACCTACTTGAAGGTGTCGTCGACCAACGGGCAGAGGTAGTACTGCTTGATATTACTGGAGTTCCAGTCGTTGATACGATGGTAGCACATCATATCATTCAAGCGGCGGATGCAGTTCGTTTAGTTGGAGCAAAATGTATGCTTGTTGGAATTCGGCCTGAAATCGCGCAGACAATCGTAGCACTGGGTATCAACCTACATGAATTTACGACGAAAAGCACCTTGCAAAAGGGAATGCAAGCAGCGTTAGCTCTGACAAATCGGAAAATCGTGGAGGTGGAAAACTAA
- a CDS encoding STAS domain-containing protein, whose translation MKTRIPILKLNDVLIVSIQWELDDQTAIQFQEDLLNKMHETAALGVVIDLTPIDFIDSFIAKVLGDVINMTGLMGAKVVITGIQPAVAITLIELGIRLNNVMTALDLENGLDKLNKELEA comes from the coding sequence ATGAAAACACGTATTCCAATTTTGAAATTAAATGATGTTCTAATTGTATCAATTCAATGGGAATTGGACGATCAGACGGCAATTCAATTTCAAGAGGATTTATTGAATAAAATGCATGAAACCGCCGCCCTCGGGGTAGTGATCGATTTGACTCCAATAGATTTCATTGATTCCTTTATTGCAAAAGTATTGGGGGATGTTATCAATATGACAGGCTTAATGGGCGCGAAGGTCGTTATTACAGGAATTCAACCCGCAGTTGCCATTACATTGATAGAATTAGGGATTCGGTTAAATAATGTAATGACTGCATTGGACTTGGAAAACGGGTTGGATAAATTGAATAAAGAATTGGAGGCCTGA
- a CDS encoding anti-sigma regulatory factor, whose amino-acid sequence MNRSSVEIITEWDIVAARQLGRNEAKKVGFGTVDQARITTAISELARNIYLYAGKGKIEIERVTDGGVSGIKVVASDDGPGIPDLRKVMEDGFSTSGGLGAGMPGVKRLMDEFKVISEPKIGTTITATKWLH is encoded by the coding sequence ATGAATAGGTCTTCTGTAGAAATAATCACGGAATGGGATATTGTTGCTGCGAGACAGTTGGGGCGTAACGAAGCAAAGAAAGTGGGGTTTGGCACAGTTGACCAAGCCCGAATTACAACCGCAATTAGCGAATTGGCAAGGAACATTTATCTATATGCCGGAAAAGGAAAAATCGAGATCGAAAGGGTGACGGATGGCGGGGTATCTGGCATTAAAGTCGTCGCATCCGATGATGGTCCGGGTATTCCTGATCTGCGTAAAGTGATGGAGGATGGATTCTCGACATCGGGGGGGTTAGGTGCGGGGATGCCGGGAGTCAAAAGACTTATGGATGAATTTAAAGTCATTTCAGAACCTAAAATTGGTACTACAATAACGGCAACTAAATGGCTTCACTAA
- a CDS encoding PP2C family protein-serine/threonine phosphatase: protein MPQVVGRQYKEILKKYLESHSEEDLYVGQQFSRRFIEKEIAPEDVISIHKSALLELHPELQDEVWDSLDFLIEMMIHYGFTLREHQSLIRKQEVIQMEMNVATKVQNTLLKTECPIVEGLDVGWISEPAREMNGDYVHFLNREHESSVAVADVMGKGIPAALCMSMIKFGMDGLIGENSSPKNALSIINRIVEKSVDDSMFISMFYGKYNSKNRIFSYASAGHEPAWHFNSETGTFSELAAKGLLLGVKVDSAYEERSVSMQQGDFIVMMTDGVTETRTEEGFIELKTIQNLLVEVKDKPAKEIAEHVFKSLTEIQNYKLSDDFTIVIFKKS, encoded by the coding sequence ATGCCGCAGGTAGTCGGAAGGCAATACAAGGAGATTTTGAAAAAGTATTTAGAAAGCCATAGTGAAGAGGATCTTTACGTAGGACAACAATTCAGCAGGCGTTTTATCGAAAAGGAGATAGCGCCTGAAGATGTCATCAGCATTCATAAATCAGCCTTACTTGAGCTTCACCCTGAATTGCAGGATGAAGTATGGGATTCCCTTGACTTTCTTATTGAAATGATGATCCATTATGGATTTACATTGCGTGAACATCAAAGTTTAATCCGTAAACAAGAAGTCATTCAAATGGAAATGAATGTTGCTACAAAAGTGCAAAATACGCTCTTGAAAACTGAATGCCCTATTGTCGAGGGATTAGATGTTGGTTGGATTTCCGAGCCAGCCAGAGAGATGAATGGGGACTATGTCCATTTCCTAAATCGTGAGCATGAATCGAGCGTAGCTGTTGCTGACGTGATGGGGAAGGGCATACCAGCCGCACTTTGCATGTCGATGATTAAATTCGGAATGGATGGCTTAATAGGCGAAAATTCAAGTCCTAAAAATGCCTTATCCATTATCAATCGCATTGTAGAAAAAAGCGTTGACGATTCAATGTTCATATCCATGTTCTATGGAAAATACAATTCAAAAAACCGAATTTTTTCTTATGCTTCCGCAGGTCATGAGCCAGCTTGGCATTTCAACAGCGAAACAGGTACTTTTTCGGAGTTGGCTGCGAAAGGTTTGCTATTGGGTGTCAAGGTGGATTCAGCTTATGAAGAACGATCGGTTTCCATGCAACAAGGTGATTTCATCGTGATGATGACGGATGGTGTAACAGAAACAAGAACTGAGGAAGGTTTCATCGAGTTGAAAACAATCCAAAATCTCCTTGTAGAAGTGAAAGATAAACCTGCAAAGGAAATTGCTGAACATGTATTCAAAAGCCTAACAGAAATTCAAAACTATAAACTGAGTGACGACTTCACTATTGTTATCTTCAAAAAGAGCTAA
- a CDS encoding STAS domain-containing protein encodes MNLQVNILEDNSVQYFKVVGEIDAFTAPVLKDRLSAVQEVQGLKAELDLSEVEYMDSTGLGVFVGFYKAVTANGGHVKITGLNRRLNRLFEITGLNEIIDIEMMESEDNDGTI; translated from the coding sequence ATGAATTTACAAGTTAATATTTTGGAAGACAACAGTGTTCAATATTTCAAGGTGGTCGGTGAAATAGACGCATTTACGGCACCTGTTCTAAAGGATAGACTTTCAGCCGTGCAAGAAGTGCAAGGACTTAAGGCAGAACTTGATTTATCGGAAGTAGAATATATGGATAGTACGGGTCTTGGTGTATTTGTTGGATTCTATAAGGCGGTTACGGCAAATGGCGGTCATGTGAAAATTACCGGTTTGAACAGGCGGTTAAACCGACTTTTTGAGATTACTGGATTGAACGAAATTATCGATATTGAGATGATGGAAAGTGAGGACAATGATGGCACAATATGA
- the rsbW gene encoding anti-sigma B factor RsbW yields MAQYDYIEIKIPAKAQYVGVARLMISGIASRLGFTYDDIEDLKIASSEAITNAVQHAYGGSGDGEIIVGCAMYEERLEIMIADHGSSFDFEETKKHIGPYNAASEERFQREGGLGLYLMETLMDEVKIHHEEGVTVFMTKYLGRERGEEDVKRSANS; encoded by the coding sequence ATGGCACAATATGATTATATAGAAATCAAAATTCCTGCCAAAGCCCAATATGTTGGCGTTGCACGGCTAATGATCTCTGGAATCGCAAGCCGTCTTGGATTTACATACGATGACATCGAAGATTTGAAGATTGCTTCCAGTGAAGCGATTACGAATGCAGTCCAACATGCTTATGGTGGTAGTGGAGACGGGGAAATTATTGTCGGGTGCGCAATGTATGAAGAACGGTTGGAAATCATGATAGCAGATCACGGTTCAAGTTTCGATTTTGAAGAAACCAAAAAACATATCGGGCCATACAACGCAGCTTCAGAAGAACGGTTCCAGCGTGAGGGGGGACTTGGACTTTATTTAATGGAGACGCTAATGGATGAAGTTAAAATTCATCATGAGGAGGGCGTGACGGTCTTTATGACTAAATATCTCGGCAGAGAGCGGGGCGAAGAAGATGTCAAACGATCAGCCAACTCATAA
- the sigB gene encoding RNA polymerase sigma factor SigB, giving the protein MSNDQPTHKPDTKDKVLEWIRQYQETNDDEAQTNLVLHYERLVHSIARKYSNGKPYHEDIVQVGMLGLLGAIRRYDPELGRSFEAFAVPTIVGEIKRFLRDKTWAVHVPRRIKELGPKIKAAVETLTTEMQRSPLVSEIAEYLDTDEELVLEAMEMGRSYQALSMDHTLEADSEGGTVTLFDIIGESDDGYERTDHRLVVANALSVLSEREKQIIQYTYIEQLSQKEAGERLGISQMHVSRLQRKAIKKLQEAILAAGGAT; this is encoded by the coding sequence ATGTCAAACGATCAGCCAACTCATAAGCCAGATACGAAAGATAAAGTTTTAGAGTGGATCAGGCAATACCAGGAAACGAATGATGATGAAGCACAGACGAATCTTGTCCTTCATTATGAACGACTTGTCCATTCTATCGCACGAAAATATTCAAACGGGAAACCATATCACGAAGATATCGTGCAAGTCGGCATGCTTGGTCTATTAGGCGCAATAAGGAGATATGATCCTGAATTGGGTCGTAGTTTCGAAGCTTTTGCCGTACCGACAATCGTAGGGGAAATCAAACGTTTCTTGCGTGATAAGACATGGGCTGTCCACGTGCCAAGGCGTATAAAGGAACTTGGACCTAAAATCAAGGCCGCGGTTGAAACGTTAACAACTGAAATGCAACGTTCTCCACTTGTCAGTGAAATAGCGGAATACTTGGACACGGATGAGGAATTGGTACTTGAGGCGATGGAAATGGGTAGGAGCTATCAAGCGCTTTCGATGGATCATACACTTGAAGCTGATTCCGAAGGTGGCACGGTGACTTTGTTCGACATTATTGGCGAATCCGATGACGGTTATGAGAGAACGGACCATAGACTTGTTGTGGCAAATGCTCTAAGTGTACTGTCGGAACGTGAAAAGCAAATCATCCAATACACATACATCGAACAGTTAAGCCAAAAAGAGGCTGGAGAACGCCTTGGAATTTCTCAGATGCATGTTTCAAGATTGCAAAGAAAAGCAATCAAAAAATTGCAAGAGGCCATATTGGCTGCTGGTGGTGCTACGTAG
- a CDS encoding PP2C family serine/threonine-protein phosphatase codes for MKNEYVEAYVYNAAKHGNNESGDTYFIHLEEDYFICAIADGLGNGVVARQSAEVIPKILKQYHHESLDDLMNRCNALMLQKRGAAVAIVKVNFSEGTIEYNCIGNVRLYILHGREQMIYPLPVSGFLSGKPQKMNSQKYNYSIGDLFFLHSDGVLLKSPKATMKSSSNALELYNLVKNTATAGDDATFIACSLLQ; via the coding sequence ATGAAAAACGAATACGTCGAGGCATACGTCTATAATGCCGCAAAACATGGGAATAATGAATCAGGGGATACGTATTTCATCCATTTGGAGGAAGACTACTTCATATGCGCAATCGCAGACGGGTTGGGCAATGGAGTGGTGGCCAGGCAATCTGCTGAGGTCATCCCAAAAATCCTTAAGCAATACCATCATGAGTCACTCGACGATCTCATGAATCGCTGTAATGCACTAATGCTACAAAAACGGGGTGCGGCGGTTGCGATTGTCAAGGTGAATTTTAGTGAAGGCACCATTGAGTACAACTGCATTGGCAACGTTCGCCTCTATATATTGCACGGCCGTGAGCAGATGATCTATCCGTTGCCTGTTAGTGGGTTTCTATCGGGAAAACCTCAAAAGATGAATAGCCAAAAATACAACTATAGCATCGGGGACCTCTTCTTCCTTCATTCTGATGGGGTGTTGTTGAAGAGTCCGAAAGCAACTATGAAAAGTAGTTCGAATGCTCTTGAACTGTATAACCTTGTCAAGAACACGGCCACTGCCGGGGATGACGCGACTTTTATAGCCTGTAGCCTGCTTCAATAA
- a CDS encoding Tex family protein: MTNTIIEATAKRVSLNAKQTANVIALLDEGNTVPFIARYRKEATGSLDEVQIKAIEDAYNYEKGLEQRKAEVIRLIEEQGKLNDELRKEIEMATVLQRVEDLYRPYKQKRRTRAMIAIESGLEPLADSLMGFGQEKPENLAVPFVDEEKNVASVEEALAGARDIIAERIADDAALRESVRKLTWSDGQIVSALKKGAEDERSVYEMYYEYEEPLKKVVPHRVLALNRGEKEEVLRVGVSFPTERIITNLERTMIKKQHSPSAAQVSEAVEDAFKRLIAPSVEREIRTALTEKAEAQAIHVFSENLKSLLLQPPLKGRMVLGVDPAFRTGCKLAVIDETGKMLEVSVIYPHQPKPDKEGSKKTILAFLKKYNIPIIAIGNGTASRETEKFIAECIREYREPVSYVIVNEAGASVYSASAQAREEFPDLQVEQRSAVSIARRLQDPLSELVKIDPESIGVGQYQHDVARKKLSESLSFVVETAVNRVGVNVNTASSSLLQYVAGLSKTVAENIVKAREEIGHFEKRTQLKKVPRLGTKTYEQAIGFLRIPEAKDRFDSTGLHPESYSVAEQVMTVAGIDKNMIGKQEAVDALASLDVKSLAEKLGVGEVTLNDIIDTLQRPNRDPRDEYPQPLLKADVLDMKDLYEGLEMQGTVRNVVDFGAFVDIGVHEDGLVHISKLKKGFVKHPLDVVASGDIVTVWVESVDKSKGRISLTMIPPAGK, encoded by the coding sequence ATGACGAACACTATTATAGAAGCGACTGCAAAAAGAGTCAGTTTAAACGCTAAGCAAACAGCCAATGTCATCGCACTACTTGACGAGGGTAATACGGTCCCTTTCATTGCACGTTATCGGAAAGAAGCGACGGGCTCTCTCGATGAAGTGCAGATCAAAGCAATCGAGGATGCTTACAATTATGAAAAAGGTCTTGAGCAACGGAAAGCGGAAGTCATTCGTTTAATAGAAGAACAAGGGAAATTGAATGATGAACTAAGAAAAGAAATCGAAATGGCGACTGTGCTTCAGCGAGTGGAAGATTTGTATAGACCATACAAACAAAAGCGTCGGACAAGGGCGATGATTGCAATTGAAAGTGGACTTGAACCGCTTGCGGATAGCCTTATGGGATTTGGTCAGGAAAAACCTGAGAATCTTGCTGTGCCATTTGTGGATGAAGAGAAGAATGTTGCATCCGTCGAAGAGGCATTGGCGGGGGCTCGCGATATTATTGCAGAAAGAATTGCTGACGACGCAGCCCTTCGGGAAAGTGTACGGAAACTCACCTGGTCTGACGGACAAATTGTTTCGGCATTAAAAAAAGGAGCCGAGGACGAGCGTAGTGTCTATGAAATGTACTATGAATACGAGGAGCCGCTTAAGAAGGTTGTGCCGCACCGTGTACTTGCCTTAAATCGTGGTGAGAAGGAAGAAGTCTTACGGGTTGGTGTTTCTTTCCCAACAGAAAGGATCATAACAAACCTTGAACGAACGATGATCAAGAAACAACACTCACCATCTGCTGCCCAAGTAAGTGAAGCAGTTGAAGATGCGTTCAAGCGACTAATCGCTCCTTCGGTTGAGCGGGAAATTAGAACAGCTTTAACGGAAAAGGCGGAAGCCCAAGCAATCCATGTATTCTCGGAAAATCTGAAAAGCTTACTATTGCAACCCCCTTTAAAGGGTCGAATGGTTTTAGGGGTCGACCCAGCCTTTCGTACGGGATGCAAACTTGCCGTCATCGATGAAACAGGGAAAATGCTTGAGGTGTCAGTCATTTATCCCCATCAGCCAAAGCCTGATAAAGAGGGCTCCAAGAAAACGATCTTAGCGTTCCTAAAGAAATACAATATACCAATCATTGCAATTGGGAATGGTACAGCCTCAAGGGAAACCGAAAAGTTCATAGCTGAATGCATTAGGGAATACAGAGAGCCGGTTTCCTATGTCATTGTCAATGAAGCGGGGGCAAGTGTGTACTCTGCATCAGCCCAGGCTCGTGAGGAATTCCCGGATCTTCAGGTGGAGCAAAGAAGTGCTGTCTCAATCGCAAGAAGATTGCAAGATCCGCTATCCGAGCTTGTTAAAATCGACCCCGAATCAATTGGCGTAGGACAATACCAACATGATGTAGCGAGGAAAAAGCTTTCGGAATCCTTATCGTTTGTCGTTGAAACAGCTGTGAACCGAGTCGGTGTGAATGTGAATACAGCTTCTTCTTCATTATTGCAATACGTGGCGGGACTCTCCAAAACGGTTGCGGAAAATATCGTTAAAGCTCGTGAGGAAATAGGCCATTTTGAAAAACGAACTCAGCTTAAGAAAGTCCCACGACTTGGCACGAAGACATATGAACAGGCAATCGGTTTCCTGCGCATACCTGAAGCGAAGGATCGCTTCGACTCGACAGGTCTTCATCCAGAAAGCTATTCGGTAGCAGAACAAGTGATGACTGTAGCGGGTATAGATAAAAACATGATTGGAAAACAAGAGGCAGTAGATGCTCTTGCAAGTTTGGATGTAAAATCTTTGGCTGAAAAATTAGGTGTTGGTGAAGTCACATTGAATGATATTATTGACACATTGCAGCGTCCGAATAGGGATCCGCGGGACGAATATCCTCAACCGTTATTGAAAGCGGATGTCCTCGACATGAAAGACCTATATGAAGGACTTGAAATGCAAGGTACAGTCCGAAATGTTGTCGACTTCGGTGCGTTTGTTGATATCGGTGTACATGAGGATGGGCTTGTCCACATTTCGAAACTCAAAAAAGGATTTGTCAAGCATCCGTTAGACGTAGTCGCCTCAGGGGATATTGTAACTGTATGGGTGGAAAGTGTAGATAAAAGTAAAGGCAGAATCTCTTTGACGATGATCCCGCCAGCAGGGAAATGA
- a CDS encoding SprT family protein, translating to MKQQELQKLVQELSTEFFGKPFNHIASFNPRLRTTGGRYKLQDGSIEVNPTVLELYDVDELIGIIKHELCHYHLHQEGKGYRHGDIDFKELLKKTNSPRYCKPLVTEIRKPKKIHLYRCKSCGLEYKRKRRMDVRKYRCGKCNGNIINIHS from the coding sequence ATGAAACAACAAGAACTGCAAAAACTGGTCCAAGAACTATCAACTGAGTTTTTCGGCAAGCCATTCAATCACATCGCTTCCTTTAACCCAAGGCTTCGAACAACCGGTGGAAGATATAAATTGCAGGACGGTTCTATTGAAGTAAACCCAACTGTCCTTGAATTATATGACGTAGATGAATTGATAGGAATCATAAAACATGAACTTTGTCATTACCATCTCCATCAAGAAGGAAAAGGTTATCGCCATGGTGACATCGATTTTAAAGAGCTGTTAAAGAAAACTAACTCACCAAGATACTGCAAACCGCTGGTAACAGAAATTCGTAAGCCAAAAAAGATCCATCTATATAGATGTAAATCATGCGGACTGGAATATAAGCGGAAAAGAAGAATGGATGTAAGGAAATATAGATGTGGAAAATGCAATGGCAATATTATAAATATCCATTCCTAA
- the tsaE gene encoding tRNA (adenosine(37)-N6)-threonylcarbamoyltransferase complex ATPase subunit type 1 TsaE: MTIEFDVHSQEETEQIATKLAGLLSPPDVLTLEGDLGAGKTTFTKALAKGLGITRTVNSPTFTILKQYEGEDFLFNHLDVYRLADSDEDLGWDELFYGDAISVVEWAHLIEDDLPNERLEIQLTHTGDTSRKILFAPKGRRYEMICEAMTV; this comes from the coding sequence ATGACTATAGAATTTGATGTTCATTCCCAGGAGGAAACTGAACAAATTGCTACTAAATTAGCGGGCTTGCTTTCACCGCCTGATGTTTTAACGTTAGAAGGTGATCTCGGAGCCGGTAAAACGACTTTCACGAAAGCATTGGCGAAGGGATTAGGCATCACACGTACCGTAAACAGCCCCACTTTTACAATCCTCAAGCAGTATGAAGGGGAGGATTTTCTTTTCAATCACCTTGATGTCTATCGCTTGGCGGATAGTGACGAGGACCTTGGTTGGGATGAACTGTTTTACGGAGATGCAATTTCGGTCGTAGAGTGGGCACATTTAATAGAAGATGATCTTCCGAATGAAAGACTGGAAATCCAGTTAACCCATACCGGTGATACATCAAGAAAAATTTTATTTGCCCCTAAGGGTAGGCGCTATGAAATGATTTGTGAGGCGATGACAGTATGA
- the tsaB gene encoding tRNA (adenosine(37)-N6)-threonylcarbamoyltransferase complex dimerization subunit type 1 TsaB, translated as MIWLGIDTANTPLSVAIVKDGTILAEVNSSMAVNHSLRAMRVIEEIFETVQLKPKEIDAIAVSEGPGSYTGVRIGVTIAKTLAWTLNKPLVGVSSLKTLAANANYFNGLICPVVDARRNNVYAGVYENVGGALVAIHEDQHLGIEALLDALSEFDRPILFIGKDVAMYEELITDRLKENSVIAPFPLNLPRASALIYIAEQSGHEENTHTFTPEYRRIAEAEANWLKQQSKEKGSE; from the coding sequence ATGATATGGTTAGGAATAGACACAGCTAATACACCTTTGTCTGTAGCAATCGTGAAAGACGGGACGATTTTAGCTGAAGTGAATTCTTCGATGGCGGTCAATCATTCTTTACGTGCGATGCGGGTTATTGAGGAAATATTTGAGACAGTGCAATTGAAACCAAAAGAGATTGATGCGATTGCGGTTTCTGAAGGACCGGGATCGTATACCGGGGTCAGGATTGGCGTGACGATTGCAAAGACGTTGGCTTGGACGTTGAACAAGCCACTTGTCGGTGTATCAAGTCTAAAAACATTGGCGGCTAATGCTAATTATTTTAATGGTCTTATTTGCCCTGTAGTGGATGCGAGACGGAATAATGTGTATGCAGGCGTTTATGAAAATGTCGGTGGTGCCCTTGTGGCAATACATGAAGATCAGCACCTTGGAATAGAAGCTTTGCTCGATGCCTTAAGTGAATTTGACCGTCCCATATTATTCATCGGTAAGGATGTCGCTATGTATGAAGAGCTGATTACGGACAGATTGAAGGAGAATTCGGTAATTGCACCATTTCCATTGAACCTGCCACGTGCATCGGCATTGATTTACATAGCAGAGCAATCTGGACATGAAGAGAATACACATACATTTACGCCCGAATACCGCAGGATTGCTGAGGCAGAGGCGAATTGGTTGAAGCAACAATCGAAGGAAAAAGGCAGTGAGTAA
- the rimI gene encoding ribosomal protein S18-alanine N-acetyltransferase, translated as MANGIQYRKMTVNDISAVVEIEHEAFTTPWSHEIFEHEMLGNDYAHYIVAVQDEEVIGHCGMWVVLDECHITNVAVRKRLRGQGVGEALMRKAIELCKANEVRLMTLEVRVSNHTAQNLYRKLGFQDGGIRKNYYTDDHEDALVMWVEF; from the coding sequence ATGGCAAATGGAATCCAATATCGAAAAATGACCGTTAACGACATTTCCGCTGTTGTCGAAATCGAACATGAGGCATTTACGACGCCATGGTCGCATGAAATTTTTGAACATGAGATGTTAGGGAATGATTATGCCCATTATATTGTCGCAGTTCAAGATGAAGAAGTCATTGGGCATTGCGGTATGTGGGTTGTACTTGATGAATGTCACATTACAAATGTTGCCGTCAGGAAGCGTTTGAGAGGCCAGGGGGTCGGTGAGGCGCTGATGCGTAAGGCAATTGAACTGTGTAAGGCGAATGAAGTGAGGTTGATGACGCTTGAGGTGCGAGTGTCGAACCATACAGCCCAAAACCTTTATCGGAAGTTGGGTTTCCAAGATGGCGGTATACGGAAAAACTATTATACGGACGACCATGAAGATGCGCTCGTCATGTGGGTGGAATTTTAA